The Microbacterium paraoxydans genome includes a window with the following:
- a CDS encoding DUF3180 domain-containing protein — translation MKRTSAGLLAVLALVGAGAGFILDQMLTATGRATFTPSLFLPVLLVLIAGASLGVAWPVRRSVRSGVRIDPFRALRAATLARASSLLGAILAGFGAGLLAFLLTRPIDPPIGSTVAMVALIASAVVLVIAALVAEQFCTLPKDPDDSEPRDRAPEPGGGH, via the coding sequence ATGAAGCGCACCTCCGCCGGACTTCTCGCCGTCCTCGCGCTCGTCGGCGCCGGGGCCGGCTTCATCCTCGACCAGATGCTCACGGCGACGGGGCGGGCCACGTTCACGCCGTCCCTCTTCCTCCCGGTGCTGCTCGTCCTCATCGCGGGCGCATCGCTCGGGGTGGCCTGGCCGGTGCGGCGCAGCGTCCGCTCCGGGGTGCGCATCGACCCGTTCCGTGCCCTCCGGGCCGCGACCCTCGCGCGGGCGTCGAGTCTGCTGGGGGCGATCCTGGCGGGCTTCGGGGCGGGCCTGCTGGCCTTCCTCCTCACGCGCCCCATCGATCCCCCGATAGGGTCGACTGTGGCCATGGTGGCGCTGATCGCGAGTGCGGTCGTGCTCGTCATCGCCGCTCTCGTCGCCGAACAGTTCTGCACCCTGCCGAAGGATCCTGATGACTCAGAACCCAGAGACCGCGCCCCTGAACCCGGCGGAGGGCACTGA
- a CDS encoding PH domain-containing protein, translating to MTQNPETAPLNPAEGTDLGALDQGTYTGLRTVRNEARLELDGTWHQISPRYVVSQIVQNVIFLAIVVAAAVVLNIVLEQDWVWIPAGVIILITLVTLVILPRQARAIGYMLRADDIVFRKGILWQRMIAVPYGRMQLVDITQGPLDRAFGISQLKMVTAAATTGVQIPGLTQAAAEALRDTLIQVAETRRTGL from the coding sequence ATGACTCAGAACCCAGAGACCGCGCCCCTGAACCCGGCGGAGGGCACTGACCTCGGCGCCCTCGACCAGGGCACCTACACGGGCCTGCGCACGGTGCGCAACGAGGCCCGCCTCGAGCTCGACGGCACCTGGCACCAGATCTCGCCGCGCTACGTGGTGTCGCAGATCGTGCAGAACGTCATCTTCCTGGCGATCGTCGTGGCGGCGGCCGTCGTGCTGAACATCGTGCTCGAACAGGACTGGGTGTGGATTCCGGCCGGGGTCATCATCCTCATCACCCTCGTGACGCTGGTCATCCTCCCGCGTCAGGCGCGGGCGATCGGCTACATGCTGCGGGCGGACGACATCGTGTTCCGCAAGGGCATCCTCTGGCAGCGCATGATCGCCGTGCCGTACGGTCGCATGCAGCTCGTCGACATCACCCAGGGGCCTCTCGACCGGGCGTTCGGCATCTCCCAGCTCAAGATGGTCACCGCGGCGGCGACCACCGGCGTGCAGATCCCCGGCCTCACCCAGGCGGCGGCCGAGGCGCTGCGCGACACGCTCATCCAGGTCGCCGAGACCCGCCGGACCGGACTGTGA